A window of Aurantibacillus circumpalustris genomic DNA:
TCTTTTTGTGAAATCCATTTACTCAAACGGGTTTGATTAATTAAAAAGGTAAAAAATAAAAATACTAAGTGAAGTCGTTACAAGAATGTTTAGCAAAGCAACTAAGTACAGACTTTGTTTTAAGAGTAAATAAGTTTCATAACCAAAAGTAGAAAACGTGCTCAAGCCTCCGCACAGGCCTACTAATAAAAGAAGTCTGAGGTTTGCGTTATTCACATCTTTGTGTTGCATTATCCATAAAACACCAGCGAAAATAAAACAGGCGCTTATGTTTGAGAAAAAAGTTGCCCAAGGTAAAGTAGCTGAGGATCTTTGAAAGCCAAGTCCAATCATATAGCGCATTAAGCAACCAATTCCACCACCAAAAAAAACAAATAAGAAATTCATCGCGTATTTTTATCAAATTTAACAGAATTGAAGAATATGCGCCACTATTTTATTTAAAAACCTAAATACGTATATTCGTTGTTCCACAAAAAAAATAGTATGGCAATTATTAGTTTAAAGAATAAAGTAAGCGATGCTTCTCATGTTCTTGTGATTACTGAAAAATTTGTTAGTGAGTTTAATTTACCTGACAAAGTAAACAACTATATCGCAGAAGAGTTTAAACAAAAAGACAAAAAAACACTTACCTACAATTATATTGGGAAATATATTTCTATTATTATCATTGATCCAAAAAAAGAAGCGAATGCTCTCAACGAACAGTTGCGCAAACATGGTGCTGGTGTTGCCGATGGGTTAAATGCGCACAAAGCCAAAGAGGTTTATATTTACAATCAAACTAAATTACCTTTATTGTCGTTAGTTGCGGCTGAAGGCATTGCCTTGAGTAATTATCAATTTATTCCACATAAAACAAAAGATAAAAACGAAAATGAATTAATGTCCATTTTTATTACGAATTCTAAGATTAATGCAAAGTTAGTTGATGAATTAAACGCAGTGTGTGAGGCTACCACCTTGGCGCGTAATTTAGTCAATGAACCTGTAAACATATTAAATGCGGTTGCGCTTTCAGATGCGTTTAAAAAAATGGGTAAGGAAGCTGGTTTTAAGGTGGAGGTTTACAAAAAAGAAAAAATCACGCAACTAAAAATGGGTGGAATTCTTGCTGTAAATGCCGGAAGTGTAGACGAACCTACATTTAGCATTATGGAGTACAAACCAGCCAATGCAAAAAACAAAAAGCCTTATGTACTTGTTGGAAAAGGGGTTGTTTACGATACAGGCGGATTAAGTTTGAAACCCACCGCAAATAGTATGGACATGATGAAATGCGATATGGCTGGCGCGGCAGCAGTTGGTTGTGCTATGTACGCTATTGCAAAAGCAAAGTTAAATGTACATGTGATTGCTTTGGTTCCAGCGACTGATAACCGTCCTGGTTTTAATGCCTTTGCTCCGGGTGATATCATTACCATGATGGATGGAAGTACGGTTGAAATGCTTAACTCCGATGCAGAAGGACGAATGATTTTGGCAGATGCCTTGCATTTTGCAAAACGTTACACACCAGAACTGACAATTGACGTAGCCACTTTAACTGGCGCTGCAGCCGCGGCTATTGGTTCCTTTGGTATTGTAGGCATGGGCACAGCAAAAGAAAAACATAAAGAACGTCTTCAACAAAGTGGTTTACGTGTGCATGAGCGCATTGCAGAATTTCCATTCTGGGAAGAGTATGGTGATTTAATGAAAAGTGATATTGCTGATCAAAAAAATTTAGGTGGCGCTTTTGGTGGCGCTATTACTGCAGGGAAATTTCTGGAGAAGTTTACAGATTATCCGTATTACCATTTAGATATTGCAGGTCCGGCTTTTATAACGGCTAAAGACAGTTATCGAACTAAAGGAGGAACAGGAGTGGGCGTGCGACTATTTTTCGATTTATTTAAACATCTTTAAACATGAAAACACTTTTTACCATCTTGTTTTGTTTGTTTTTGTTTCCGGTAATTTATTTATCACAAGGAAATGTGAAACAGGCTTTATATGTGGTGCATGTTGATGCATCGGGTAAATCGGCTTTTACACAACGAATTTTTGCTTATCATTTTTTAAATGGAAGTTTTATGGGACGTGATGAGGTAATGAGTTTTGATGGAAAAAAAGAAGGTAAAGATTATATCCGCACAGATAAGGGCACTAATCTGATTTACAAGGATCGTTACTTAATTACAGGAATGGGAAATATTCTTGATCTTATAGATAAAAAAGTTTTATTTGATGGCAGAGCAAGTCTGGTAAGGTGCAGTAATGATAGTGCCGTTTTTTATACGAACGATATTTTTAAAGGAAAATTTTATTCCATTTATGATTTTAAATCGAAGGAATACAGAGAAGTAAAAGATCTTCTTTTTAAACCAAGGTTTGGCAGGGATATTGAATTTGATAAAACTACATCACCTTTTAAAGTGATATATTATCCGCAAGGAAAACCAAAAGTCACTTTAGTTGCTGACGCTGGTTATGGGCAGTTGGGAACGAAAGATAATTTTGTGCCGGATCCGCCGCTGTATTGGATGGACAATGATAATTTTATTTATGTGCATTTTAACCAAGCGAATAATGAGATTTCAATAAATAAGGTTAATGTTGATTCTAAAGAGATAACTGTTATCGGAAAAATTGCCATTGCCAAAGAGCGTATTCCTGCCTCTCTAACTAAGATAAGTAAAGATCAACTGATTTTTTGGTTAGGTAATAAACAAGTATTTATTGATTTAACTACTTCAACGGTAAGTTTGATGGATAGCTCAAGACCTGATCATGGATTTACGTACGAATTTAAAACAGATCCAAAAGGTAGAGTGGTGAAATTAAATGGAAAAGATATTGGCAAGTATCATTTTGAAACACGCAATTTTATAGCTGGAGAAAATGCAGCAGCCTTTGTAAAAGAATTAGTGATTGGTGGCGACAGTTACCAACAAGGTTTAATGACCTGGAATTTCACTAAAAAAGACTGGGAAAAAGTAGACGCCGATGAGGTGTTGACACTTGCAGGCTGGGGGAAGGAGTAGGGGGCTTTATTACAAAAACGAAATTCCGCAAAACTTTATTTGCCATATAAATAATTCATTTAATGTAGCACTTGATAAAATTGTTTCTATTGAACGCGATCGCATTAAAATGAAAGATGTTTTAATTCCGATTTCAGAAACGTATAAGAACGAATTTTTGGATCTAATAAATCATTCAACTAGATGAAACTTATTCGCCCGACTTTATCTTAGTTTTTAATAAAAGTTTGGGTAATCGCCTCGTTTTCAAAATTAAGCTGAATAAAATAGTACCCTGATTCAAATTTTGAAACCTCTATGGTTAGGAGATCTAGATGGATATTAGCATACTGCATAATTGTTTGTCCGAGAATATTTTTTATGAAGATTGACTTCGGCCTAGATTTTTCGAAACGAATGTTGATTAAATCTGTAGACGGATTTGGAAAAATGTTGATTCCCTTTTTATCCATATTATTTAAGGGTAGGCTTGTTGTAAGTGGGCAGCTTGATCCTAAACCTAAGCTGCTATATACTGATAAGGTTGGACTAATTCGTGCAAGACAATTGAGTGTTGAAAAAGCTTCGAATCCATCAAAAGGTGCCAATAAACCTCCTAAACTACCAACACCTTCAATGATAGGTTGTGAATTATCAAATGTAAATCGTTTATGATAAAATCCATCGTTAATTAATACGCTGTCTTTTGAAATCAGCGTATGGGTTTGCACCGTAGAATTATTACTTAACAAGGCTGCAGTGTCGCCTACTACCTTGTTAAAGTTATAGAGAATGTACTCTTGATTATTTGCAACAGAATAAACAATCTTAAGCAAGGTGTCTTCTCGAATTACCCCAGCCCTATAACATTGAAAGTTGGTTACATCAAAGCTGTTAATATATTTAAATACTTTTCCATTAATCATACTGTCTTTGGTCACCTTCAAATAATAAGAACAATTTATCGGTGGACCTACAGTACTAATAGTAGTAGACTGCTGCCAGTAGTGATTTGTGTCTAAAGGTAATTTTCGGTATTGTGCTTTAAAAGAAGATGAAATAAAACAGAAAATAATTATGACTAATAAATTTTTCATGAAGGGTAAACTTAAAGTTTGAGTGAGTGATTGATTAGTTATAATAAAGGTACGAAAAAAACAGTGTCCTTATTCGCCTAGCTGGTAAAACTAGCTTTGTTTTAACATAAGAGTGAAATAACAGTACTTGCATTTCAAAATGTAAAAATTTGGTACCACTCGAATAAAAGTTGTTTTTAATAGGTATTCGAAATAGATTTTTATTTATCCTCTTCCTTTTTCTTGTCGATTCCTTTTTCTTCCGTTTCTTTCAACTTGTCTGCCCCGCAGCTTTTGCATGGTTTGTAACCCTTTTTCTTTGCGTCTTTAAGCTCTATTTCTTTGAAATTAGATTTTACGGTGGGACAACTTTTTACGTGGTATTTTTTTCCCTTTTCAGCAATGTAAACTGTTTGAGCATTTAATTTGGTAAAGCTGAATAAAATAAACAAAAAGGAAATAAAATTGAGTCTTTGAAAGTTGTTCATATTACTGGTAGTATAGTTTAGATTATTCAAAGTTAAAAAAATATATCGGCAACGAATCAAATTAAGTATATTTGCAGTGTTGAATGGTTCTTCGCTCAAACGAAGATTAAAAGGGAACAACGGTGAAAAACCGCGACTGTGCCCGCAACTGTAGTCCTCATGTATTTTTGCCAATCATGGCCACTGTCTAATTAATTATGTGGATGGGAAGGCGGTAAGATAGAGGTAGTCAGGAGACCTGCCGCCAACAAACCATCAAATGCTCTCGGGAAGAAGAACAGATGCACACGCTGTGCTACCGTTTTGTTTCTTGTAAATTTAAGAATGTAAAATGTTAGATAGAAAAGAAGAAGAAACAAATTGTCCGCGTTGCGAAAAAAAATTCATTTGCAACCCAAATGATATAAGTGCTTGTAATTGCTCTAAAGTGGAACTTACCACCGAAGAGTATCGCTTTATAAGTTCTCAATTTAAGATCTGTGTCTGTAATGTGTGCTTAAAGGATCTTAAAGACGAGTACAATAAAAAATTTCATTACAACAAGCCAAATAATTTTAAGGATCGTACATACAGTATCTTTCTGCTTTTTGTTTTATTCTTTGAAATAATGAATGCGCAAACCTATGCGCCATCAGTAGGGCAAGCGGGCACTACAGCAATACACAAAGATAGTTCTGTATTTGTGAATTGGGCGGTTGCGAGCCAAATTACACGAGGTTATCAAAATATTTCGAATCCAAGTTTAGGTTTTGCTACTTCCGGAGATAATGCAATGGCCACGGGTAAAGCCGAAGGCAGCGCTGTTAGTCTGGGTGACGGTGGTTATGCCATTTGTACTTTTGAAAAATCAATTCGTAATGATGCAGGATTTGATTTTGCAGTTTTTGAGAACGGTTTCGATGATGTTTTTTTGGAACTCGCATTTGTAGAAGTGAGTAGTGATGGTGTGAATTTTTTCAGGTTTAAAGCCCATTCATTAAGTGATACGGTGGCACAAACAAATGGATTTGGATCAACAGATGCGACAAAAATAAATAATCTGGCTGGGAAATACAGGGGCGGCTACGGTACTCCTTTTGATTTGCAGGAACTTGCTGGTACCGTAGGTTTAGATGTAAATGCGATTACACACGTAAAAATTATTGATGTAGTGGGAAGTCTTAATAATAATTATGCCAGTCGTGATTTTAACATGAATAAAATAAACGATCCTTGGCCAACCCCTTTTCCTTCGGGCGGTTTTGATTTGGATGCTGTTGGAGTTATTCATCAATCAACAATAGCAGGAATACATGAGGATAAAGATCCTATTCCTGTTTCAATTTATCCAAATCCTGTAAAAGCAGGAGAATTTATTTATCTTGATAAATTGCCTTTTGGAACATCTGTTGAGTTGCAGGATGCTTCCGGTAAAATAATTGTAAAGGTAAAACTTACATTAGAGCAAGAGACACTTCATCAAGAAAAACAGACTATTTCTACAAAAGGTTTATGTGTAGGGCTTTATTCACTAAAAATTATTTCAGGGAATACCCTTCTGATAAAAAGAGTTATCGTTTCTGAGTGATAAAGTTATTTTGACTATTATTGCTTTAGAAATGAAGTCAGCGGTTAAATTATTTATTCTGTTTCTGAGTTCTGCGGTTATTGTTTTAATCGTTGCACCTTTATTTCAAAAAGGCTGCTTTATTGACGGGATGCTGTATAAAACGGTTTCTTATAATTATGCTGAAGGACTTGCTTCGTTCTGGAATATGAAATTTACGGATACGAGCATGACTTTTTTCTGTGAGCAACCTCCACTTTATTTCTATTTATTGAGCAATTTTTATAAACTTTTCGGGGTACATTATTTAACCGACAGGTTTTTTACCTTGTTGCTTTTTATTGCACTCACAGTTCTGTTGCATTTAATTTTAAAGCTAGTATTTAAAAAAACTCAATCGTATTTATTACTCACCTACTTTTTTCTACTCGCTATTCCGGTGTTTTGCTGGAGCTATGTAAATCAGGTAATTGAACCTCTTGTGTGTGTATTTGTTAGTTTGGGTATTTTATTTTTTATAAGGTTTCTTCGCACAGATAAAATTGTGTTTATGATTTTGTTCGGGCTTGTTTGTTATTTGTTGTTTTTGACAAAAGGATTTCAATCTTGTTTTATTGTAGTTTTGCCTTTGAGTTATTTTCTTTTTACGAAATTGAAAAAAACCTTTTTTTTGTTCTCTTTTATATCTGTCGGGGTCTTTTTGCTGCTAATAATTGGAAGCATATTCATGTATATACCTGCCAAGGTTTGGTTTGAATGTTATTATTCAGCACGTTTGGTGTTAACGATTGAAAACGTTGGTAATACAACGAATAATCACTTTGAAATTATTGGAAGATTTTTTTCAGAAGTAATTGTTTGTTTGGGAATTGTTGTGTTATTGATTCTTTATCTTAGAATTAAAAAAGCTTATCCTCTAGTATTTGTAATTAGAAATTTTTTAGCAAATAAACTTGCACTAGCTCTTTTCATCACGTCTTTATTTGGCAGTTTCCCTTACGCGATAAGTCTTGTGCAGCGGGGTTTTTATCTGATCCCTTCTTTTATATGTTTTGTTTTAGCGCTGGTTATTGGATTGAGACGGTACTGGACGATTGTTTTTTGTGGACTAGAAAGAATTGATAAATTCAAATTAGTCTGGATTTTTACGGGGATGGTAATGCTAGCGGCTGTTTTTTATTTTTGTTTTAATCTTACAGCATACAAGCGAGATGAGATTAAATTAAAAGACATCGATAAAATTCTTCCCCTTTTACAAGAGGGGGAAACCGTTATAATTGAATCGGCAATGTGGAACGATTTTAGTTTGCATTCTTATTTGTATATGGCGAAAAAAATTAGTTTAAGTGTTGAAGGAAAAGAAAGTCGTTTTTTGATAAAAGTAAAGTCTTCAACAAATGACACGCCTCAACATAAAATTAATCTAAACACAAACGAACTCGAGTTGTATTTTATACCGAAAACTCTTCCGTAAATAGGAGAGTATGGATTAATGCCTTAAACAGATTGTGTAAACATCCTTTTTGTTTAGTGTTTTCTATAAAAGTAAGATTGGTAGACTATGTGTTTATTTTTGGGCTGTACGGTAAAAATACAAAGCCACAAAAGAGAAAATAATGTTTGGAACCCACACTGCTAGCAAAGGTGAAGCTACACCCGTGGTGGCAATCGTAATAAAAATATACATTAACATAATGTAAATACAGGTGAGAAAAAGACCAAGTGCTATTTGCGAACCCACACCTCCTCTTACTTTTCGAGAAGAGACACAAACACCAATGATTGTGAGAATAAATGTGGCAAAGGGAAACGAAGTCCGTTTGTACATCTCAACCTCGTAAAGTTCAATGCGGTTAGAGCCTTTTGCCTTTTCACGTTTTATGTAACTCTTAAGTTCAAAATAGGTTTTGGTTTCAATTTTACTTTCATCGCGCCACATATCAATTGGAGCAAATTCCAATTTCATTTTTTTAGTTGTCAAATAAATATTTTCCTGATGGTAAATTGGTTTTTGGTTTTTTAAAGTGTCAAGTCTATCCTGAATGGTTATTTTTCTTTCATGCACATTGGTAAGAACCCATTCAGAAGAAAGACTGTCCCAAAGCATGTTATCTGCGCTTAAAAAATACGTTTGTTTATTGTCTACAACTTCTTCAAGACTTATTTTGTATCCGGTATTTATTTTATTATCGTAACTCTGCAAGTACAACAAGGTATTCTTACCTATTTTACGGTGTATGTTTCGTTCGTCGTTGGTGTAATTATTATTAATCCATTTATCTTCAAAGCCTATTTTTATTTTGAAGGCTTTTGGAAGAATAAGGTGATTGAGTAGTAGTGAGCCAAATGAAATAATAAATGCTCCCATCAGGTATGGGCGAAGAACTCTGTTAAAACTGGTTCCGCTGCTTAAAATGGCAATAAATTCCGTTTGCTGTGCCATTTTAGAAGTAAAAAATATTACAGAAATGAAAATAAAAACAGGGCTAAAAAAATTACCGTAATAAGGAATAAACATTAAATAATAATCAAGAACTATTTCCTTAAGTGCAATGTCTTTGGTAGTAAAGGTGGGTAGCTTGTCTTTAATGTCGAACACAATAAAGATCATTAGAATTAATGCAATTGAAAAAAAGAACGTTGTAAGAAACTTTTTTAAAATGTATTTATCTAATTTTTTTAAAAACATATTAAAGGCGTTGTGCTACTTGTTTTACCATTTTATTTTTCCATTCCAAAAAAGAACCCTCTATAATTTTTTCCCTAGCTTCTTTAACAAGCCAGAGATAAAATCCTAAGTTATGCACGCTAGCAATTTGGGCGGCAAGTAATTCATTGCACACTAACAAATGGCGTAAATAAGCTTTGGAATATTCATTATCTACAAAGGTGGTTCCATTTTCATCCAAAGGCGAAAAGTCGTTTTTCCACTTTTCATTTCGAATATTTATAATACCGTTCGATGTAAAAAGTAGTCCGTGTCTCGCGTTTCGAGTCGGCATCACACAATCAAACATATCAATACCTAAAGCAATACTTTCAAGAATGTTTGCAGGTGTGCCAACACCCATTAAATAACGCGGTTTATCTTTTGGAAGAATATTGGTAACCACTTCTGTCATAGCGTACATTTCTTCAGCTGGCTCGCCTACGCTTAAACCGCCAATGGCATTCCCAAAAGCATTTTTAGAGGCGATGTATTCGGCGGATTGAATGCGTAGATCTTTGTATACACTGCCTTGCACAATTGGAAATAAGGCTTGCGAATAATTGTACTTAGGTTCGGTTTCATCAAAACGTGAAATACATCTGTCTAACCAGCGATGTGTAAGAGCAAGAGAATCTTTTGCGTACTTAAATTCGCAAGGGTAGGGAGTGCATTCATCAAAGGCCATAATAATATCGGCTCCAATAATGCGTTGAATATCCATAACACTTTCGGGTGAAAAAAAGTGCTTGCTTCCGTCGATGTGGCTTTTGAAGGTTGCGCCTTCTTCTTTTAATTTGCGTTGTGCAGAGAGTGAAAAAATCTGGTAACCTCCACTGTCGGTTAAAATCGGTTTATCCCAACCATTAAATTTATGCAAACCACCTGCATTTTCAATTACTTCAAGACCTGGACGTAGGTACAAATGATAGGTATTTCCCAAAATTATTTGGGCTTTAATATCGTCTTTTAATTCCCTTTGGTGCACTGCTTTTACAGTTCCTGCAGTGCCAACCGGCATAAAAATGGGTGTTTCAATAGAGCCGTGGTCGGTTTCCAAAATACCCGCTCGGGCCTTTGAATCCTTGTCGTTATGTAAGAGTGAAAATTTCAATGTGTAAAGATAATTTTTTTCAGCTAGTTGGCGACTTTGCACCGAGTCACTTTATTAAAGTATTGATAGTGAATTATTATTCGCTAAGACAAGATTGTTTTAAATAATGCTAAAACATCGTGCATCGTATCACGCTTGTAATCTGCTACAGCAAAGCCCTGAATGCTTGTATGCTCTTCGTCAGGCACAGCAATTACCTTCATTTGAGCTGCTTTTGCCGCAATTACGCCATTTAATGAATCTTCAATGACTAAACATTCTTGAGGTGCAATTTCTAATTTTTCGGCACACATTAGAAAAACTTGAGGATGTGGCTTCCCGTAAGGTAAAAATTCGGCAGAAAGTGCTGCGTCAAACTCATTTGTAAGATCGAGTTTTTTTAGAACTGCATTCATGAGTAATACAGAGGAAGAAGTTGCCAAGCCTAATTTTAGTTTTTTCTGTCTGCAATAGGCTATTAAGGCCGGTATGCCTTGCATAAAGGTTCCACTTTCTTCAATGAGTGATAAAAGAAGTTCAATGATCCTGTTTTCTAATTGTTTGGTCGAAATTTCAGTAAGTTTAAAATGAACTAGCCATAAGTTAATTACTTCACCTATCCGTAATCCCATGGTTTTCCGGCAATCTGCTTCACTTAAAGTGATACCATATTCTTTAAATCCTATAATCATGGCCTTGCGCCAAAGATGTTCGCTCTCTATTAAAACCCCATCCATGTCAAAAATTACTGCTTTTATTGAACCTAGCATTGTTAATTATTTTGTTTAATAAATGCAAAGATATCCTATTTTGTGTCTTAGGCTTGTGATACCTTTGCATCTATGCTTTTTCCTGACTTTAATAGCCTTGGTTTACCTGAATTTTTAAGTGTGTTGGCTTTACTTGGCTTTATTACTTTAATAATAAATTATTGTATCCAATATTTACCTGTTTCGCGATTTAAAACGAGTCGTTTTAATGAAGAAAAAAATACACCACCAATCTCTGTAATTATTTGCGCTAAAAATGAGGATGAAAATTTAACCGAGTTTCTTCCAAAAATATTAACTCAAGATTACCCGGACTTTGAAGTAATTGTTGTGAACGATTGTAGTTACGATAATACGGAGAATGTGATTGATGAATTTGCGGCCATATTTCCAAATTTGCGTAAAGCGAATATAAAGGAAGACCCTTATTATAAACATGGTAAAAAGTTTGCCATGCTTGTAGGCATAAAAGCAGCAAAAAATAATTGTTTGGTGTTTACTGATGCTGACTGTTATCCTGCATCAGATAAGTGGTTAGGTGAAATGGCCGCAGGCTTTACAAATGATAGAGAAATTATTTTAGGGTATGGCGCTTACGAAAAACAAAATGGTTTTTTAAATAAGCTTATTCGTTTTGACGCGTTTAATATTGCTGTGCAGTACCTTTCTTCTGCCATCAAAGCAAAACCATACATGGGTGTTGGTAGAAATCTGGCTTACACGAAGGAATTATTTTTCAAGGAAAAAGGTTTTTCTAAACATTACCATATCCACTCAGGTGACGATGATCTTTTTGTAAATCAGGCTGGTAATTCTAGCAATACCAATGTTTGTATTGATAAAGAAGCTGTAACATATTCTAAACCTGAAAAAACATTCAAACAATGGAATATTCAAAAAACAAGGCATTTAACTACGGCACCCCTGTATAGTTCATTCTCCAAAGGAAGAATTACTTTTAACTATTTTTCACAATACTTTTTTCACCTCTCTTTATTACCACTAGCCTTCTCATTAAAAACAATACTCTTTATTCCTATTCTGTTAATTTTAAAGGTAATTGTACAAGCAATCATGTTGAATAAAGCATCTAAAAAATTGGGAGAAAAAGATCTTTTGGCTGGTAGCGCCTTTTATGAGTTGATTCTTTTGTTTATTTATCCTATCTTTCATATAAGTAAATTAATTTATAAGCCCAATAAGTGGACGAATTAGATAATAAAGAACAAAAGTTGACGACTAAAGCAGTTTACGATTATAAACTGGTTAGACTGGCTATTGAAAAGGATGACCAAAAGGCGTATGCTGAACTTTTGCATCGTTACCGTGAAAGCGTGTATTTTACGATGCTTAAAATGTGTAACAACAAAGACGACGCAGAGGATTTAACCATTGAAGCTTTTGGTCGTGCATTTAAAAAGCTAGAGCAGTACAGTCCTGATTTTGCTTTTAGTACCTGGTTATTTAAAATTGCAAGTAATAACGCAATTGATTTTTTACGAAAGAAAAAGCAGATTTACGCTTTGTCTATAGACAATAAATTTGAAGCTGGTGAAGGTTCAGATTTTTCGGCAAGTATTAAATCGCTGTCACTTGATCCCGAGGAAACCTTTATTAAAAAGCAAAAAATTGAAAATATAAGAGTGTTGGTTGACAATTTAAAACCGAAATACAAAGAGATGATTGAGCTTTTTTATTTTCAAGAATTAAGTCATGAAGAAATATCCAAAAAATTAAATTTACCCTTAGGAACAATAAAGGCTCAGCTATTCAGAGCAAGGGATCTCTTATACAACGCATTTCAGCACAACGAAAAGAAATAAGGTGATCAGCATTATTCAAAAATACTTTAAAGAATTAAGCATAGAACAATTAAAACAATTTGAACAATTGTTCGACTTGTATAGTTTTTGGAACAATCAAATAAATGTGATTTCACGTAAAGACATTGACCTCTTATACGAAAGGCATATTTTACATTCCTTAGGCATTGCTAAAATTATGTCTTTTAAACCAAACACACAGGTGTTGGATGTGGGCACAGGTGGCGGATTTCCTGGAATCCCCTTAGCTATTTTATTTCCGGAGACGCAGTTTACTTTGGTAGATAGTATTGGAAAGAAAATTAAGGTGGTAAATG
This region includes:
- a CDS encoding glycosyltransferase, coding for MLFPDFNSLGLPEFLSVLALLGFITLIINYCIQYLPVSRFKTSRFNEEKNTPPISVIICAKNEDENLTEFLPKILTQDYPDFEVIVVNDCSYDNTENVIDEFAAIFPNLRKANIKEDPYYKHGKKFAMLVGIKAAKNNCLVFTDADCYPASDKWLGEMAAGFTNDREIILGYGAYEKQNGFLNKLIRFDAFNIAVQYLSSAIKAKPYMGVGRNLAYTKELFFKEKGFSKHYHIHSGDDDLFVNQAGNSSNTNVCIDKEAVTYSKPEKTFKQWNIQKTRHLTTAPLYSSFSKGRITFNYFSQYFFHLSLLPLAFSLKTILFIPILLILKVIVQAIMLNKASKKLGEKDLLAGSAFYELILLFIYPIFHISKLIYKPNKWTN
- a CDS encoding RNA polymerase sigma factor, with the protein product MDELDNKEQKLTTKAVYDYKLVRLAIEKDDQKAYAELLHRYRESVYFTMLKMCNNKDDAEDLTIEAFGRAFKKLEQYSPDFAFSTWLFKIASNNAIDFLRKKKQIYALSIDNKFEAGEGSDFSASIKSLSLDPEETFIKKQKIENIRVLVDNLKPKYKEMIELFYFQELSHEEISKKLNLPLGTIKAQLFRARDLLYNAFQHNEKK
- the rsmG gene encoding 16S rRNA (guanine(527)-N(7))-methyltransferase RsmG; the encoded protein is MISIIQKYFKELSIEQLKQFEQLFDLYSFWNNQINVISRKDIDLLYERHILHSLGIAKIMSFKPNTQVLDVGTGGGFPGIPLAILFPETQFTLVDSIGKKIKVVNEVSSALNLKNVKAYHKRAEELDQKFHFVVSRAVTEFPVFHSWVKNKFLKENFNDLKNGILYLKGGDLKEEFGRFFNQSKFHDLKDFFEEEFFETKKVVYFRM